From Chryseobacterium gallinarum, one genomic window encodes:
- a CDS encoding carboxylate-amine ligase encodes MHQFTIGIEEEYQIIDVESRDLVSHVSKIIEGGKAVLSENLKHEMHESMIEMETGICQNIQEARAELTNLRRHLINIAHEQGLRVSGGGTHPFSHWSDNTITQGERYIKIVDDMGDVARENLIFGLHVHIGIPNREEGVRIQNVMRYFLPHVYALSTNSPFWIGRYTGFKSYRQEIFVKFPRTGIPSYFNSLSEFDSYVDLLVKTGTIDNAKKIWWDLRVHPFYPTIEFRICDMPLRIDETVCLAAIMQSLVAKIYKLHQQNLSFRSYRRLLLNENKWRASKSGIEAHLIDFGKEESVPYPHLLKELLEFIDDVVDDLGCRKEVEYAWKILENGTGADRQLQIFKETGDLTKVVDYMISETEYGITHGEPAS; translated from the coding sequence ATGCATCAGTTTACTATTGGAATAGAAGAAGAATATCAAATCATTGATGTAGAAAGCAGAGATCTCGTTTCTCATGTTTCAAAGATCATTGAAGGTGGAAAAGCTGTTTTAAGTGAAAATTTAAAACATGAAATGCACGAATCCATGATTGAAATGGAAACGGGTATCTGCCAGAATATTCAGGAAGCCAGAGCAGAGTTAACCAATTTAAGAAGACACCTGATCAATATTGCTCACGAACAGGGATTGCGGGTTTCCGGAGGCGGAACCCATCCTTTTTCGCATTGGTCAGATAATACAATTACTCAGGGAGAGAGATACATCAAAATTGTTGACGATATGGGAGATGTGGCCCGTGAAAATCTGATTTTTGGGCTTCATGTCCATATCGGTATTCCCAACCGTGAAGAAGGGGTAAGGATACAGAATGTAATGCGGTATTTTCTTCCTCATGTTTACGCCCTTTCCACCAATTCGCCTTTCTGGATCGGAAGGTATACAGGTTTCAAATCTTACCGGCAGGAGATATTTGTAAAATTCCCAAGGACCGGTATTCCGAGTTATTTCAACTCTTTATCTGAATTTGACAGCTATGTGGATCTTCTTGTTAAAACAGGAACCATTGATAATGCCAAGAAAATATGGTGGGATCTGAGGGTACATCCCTTCTATCCTACTATTGAATTTAGAATCTGCGATATGCCGCTCAGGATTGACGAAACTGTATGCCTTGCCGCTATTATGCAAAGCCTGGTTGCCAAGATCTACAAATTGCATCAGCAGAATCTGAGCTTCAGAAGCTACAGAAGGCTGCTTTTGAATGAAAATAAATGGCGTGCCTCCAAAAGCGGTATCGAAGCCCATCTTATCGATTTCGGAAAAGAAGAATCGGTTCCCTATCCTCATTTATTAAAAGAGCTTTTAGAATTTATAGACGATGTTGTAGATGATTTAGGATGCCGTAAGGAGGTGGAATATGCCTGGAAAATTCTTGAAAACGGAACCGGAGCCGACCGCCAGCTACAAATTTTCAAAGAAACAGGAGATCTGACAAAAGTTGTAGACTATATGATATCAGAAACCGAGTATGGCATAACACATGGCGAACCCGCTTCGTAA
- a CDS encoding type 1 glutamine amidotransferase — protein MKDIRIALLDMNNNHVNQGFRNIKEISEAFQQNSEENVTIQTFDVRFKDEMPEIGNFDIFISSGGPGTPHREGFEWENRFACFLDAVFEHNQHNEDKKYLFLICHSFQLASIHWKLGNICPRKSYSFGVMPVHKTKEGKNEFLFKNLKDPFYAVDSRAYQFIEPDHDRLEELGMKIMAIEKFRPHINLERAVMAIRFSEEIFGTQFHPEASPEALIENLKDEKNKKAMIENFGMEKYLETVDRIDDEDKIILTRNQILPRFLQFARKNILKEAESLA, from the coding sequence ATGAAAGATATTCGAATTGCTCTGCTGGACATGAACAACAACCATGTGAATCAAGGCTTTAGGAACATTAAAGAGATTTCCGAAGCATTCCAGCAGAACTCTGAAGAAAATGTAACCATCCAAACATTTGATGTGAGGTTTAAAGATGAAATGCCGGAGATCGGAAACTTTGATATTTTTATTTCCTCAGGTGGACCGGGAACTCCCCACAGAGAAGGTTTTGAATGGGAAAACAGATTTGCCTGTTTTTTAGATGCAGTTTTTGAACATAATCAACACAATGAAGATAAAAAATACCTTTTCCTGATCTGCCATTCGTTTCAGCTGGCCAGCATCCATTGGAAACTGGGCAATATCTGTCCAAGAAAATCTTATTCTTTTGGAGTAATGCCGGTTCACAAAACCAAAGAAGGAAAGAATGAATTTTTATTCAAAAACCTCAAGGATCCTTTCTATGCAGTAGATTCCAGAGCTTATCAGTTTATAGAGCCGGACCACGACCGTCTTGAAGAATTGGGAATGAAAATTATGGCCATTGAAAAATTCCGTCCTCATATTAATCTTGAAAGGGCTGTAATGGCAATTCGTTTTTCAGAAGAAATATTCGGAACTCAATTCCACCCGGAAGCCAGCCCCGAAGCTTTGATTGAAAATCTCAAGGATGAAAAAAACAAAAAGGCAATGATTGAAAATTTCGGGATGGAAAAATACCTGGAAACCGTAGACAGAATAGATGATGAAGATAAAATCATCCTGACCAGAAACCAGATTCTTCCCAGGTTCCTGCAGTTCGCGAGAAAAAATATCTTAAAGGAAGCTGAGTCTTTGGCTTAA